A genomic region of Cyprinus carpio isolate SPL01 chromosome B13, ASM1834038v1, whole genome shotgun sequence contains the following coding sequences:
- the gtf2a1l gene encoding TFIIA-alpha and beta-like factor isoform X3 has product MMLSNANTLPKLYLSVIEDVIESIRELFSDEGVEERVLDNLRQLWESKVIQSKAVEGFMKDSNPSNFVLQLPANYSQSLHKPTVVIPAAQNVPSFSSKPTLHVSQSSCGSVATFSLPAGITYPVQIPAGVTLQTASGHFYKVNVPVMVTRGAQHVLNPLSHPAAVARSSALTHLSDPAPAASVCETPPNRQSADGALLSASDTQSEFTLDGIEFSPQLADMSTPPAQALCSDHSRQQTETSFREQSTALPDLQTEAAPDIKLETELQTDLKLNQLLDITQLDGVADSSSDTEEEDEDDDDDDLGLVGENEFLGMINANEEEELEEEEIHRSKNRWKFYLKDGVMCYGGKDYVFSKAVGEAEW; this is encoded by the exons ATGATGCTGTCCAACGCCAACACTCTG CCGAAGCTGTATCTGTCCGTCATCGAGGATGTAATAGAGAGCATCAGAGAGCTGTTTTCTGATGAAGGAGTGGAGGAACGAGTGCTGGACAACCTCAGACAG CTCTGGGAGTCAAAGGTCATTCAGTCGAAGGCTGTGGAGGGTTTCATGAAAGACAGCAATCCGTCCAATTTTGTTCTGCAGCTTCCAGCGAACTACTCTCAGAGTCTCCATAAACCCACCG TTGTCATTCCAGCAGCTCAGAATGTGCCGAGTTTCTCCTCCAAACCA ACTCTGCATGTGTCTCAGAGCAGCTGTGGCTCTGTGGCGACGTTCTCTCTGCCGGCTGGAATCACGTATCCGGTGCAGATTCCTGCAGGCGTCACGCTGCAGACGGCCtcag GGCATTTCTATAAGGTGAATGTTCCTGTGATGGTGACGCGAGGAGCTCAGCACGTGCTGAACCCGCTGTCTCACCCGGCGGCTGTGGCCCGCAGCAGCGCTCTGACCCATCTGTCCGACCCGGCTCCAGCAGCCTCAGTGTGTGAGACGCCGCCGAACCGCCAGAGCGCTGATGGAGCCTTGCTGTCTGCCTCTGACACTCAGAGCGAGTTCACGCTGGATGGCATTGAGTTCAGCCCGCAGCTCGCCGACATGAGCACTCCGCCGGCTCAGGCTCTGTGCTCCGATCACAGCCGTCAGCAGACGGAAACCAGCTTCAGAGAGCAGTCCACTGCCCTTCCAGACCTGCAGACGGAAGCTGCTCCTGACATCAAG CTTGAGACGGAGCTGCAGACTGACCTCAAATTGAACCAGCTGCTGGACATCACACAGCTGGACGGAGTGGCTGACAGCAGCTCAGACacggaggaggaagatgaagacgatgatgatgatgacctgGGGCTCGTTGGAGAGAATGAGTTTCTAGGAATGATCAATGCCAATGAGGAGGAGGAGCTGGAAGAGGAAGAG